A genomic window from Streptomyces sp. NBC_01429 includes:
- a CDS encoding TIGR01777 family oxidoreductase codes for MEPMRIAVTGSTGLIGTALVRSLRTDGHEVIRLVRRPARAADEVTWDPERQHIDARALNGTDAVVHLAGAGIAGRRWSEAYKKEIRDSRVLGTATLAEAIASLDAPPRVLVSGSAIGFYGYTGDRKVDESAPPGDGFLPALCVEWEEAALAAEEAGVRTVFARTGLVVAAKGGAWGRLFPLFRAGLGGRLGDGHQYWSFIALHDEVAALRHLIDTDALEGPVNLTAPHPVTNREVTAAMSQVLHRPALFPVPAAALRLVLGDLAEDVLGSQRVLPTRLLESGFTFAFPTVAEAVRAAA; via the coding sequence ATGGAACCCATGAGGATCGCGGTCACCGGTTCCACCGGGCTCATCGGTACGGCACTTGTACGCTCCCTGCGCACGGACGGCCACGAGGTGATCCGCCTGGTGCGCCGCCCCGCCCGAGCGGCCGACGAGGTCACCTGGGACCCCGAACGGCAGCACATCGACGCACGCGCCCTCAACGGCACCGACGCCGTCGTCCACCTCGCCGGCGCGGGCATCGCCGGCCGGCGCTGGAGCGAGGCGTACAAGAAGGAGATCCGCGACAGCCGGGTCCTCGGCACCGCCACCCTCGCCGAGGCCATCGCCTCACTGGACGCCCCGCCCCGGGTGCTGGTCTCCGGCTCCGCGATCGGCTTCTACGGCTACACCGGAGACCGGAAGGTCGACGAGAGCGCGCCCCCCGGCGACGGGTTCCTGCCCGCCCTGTGCGTCGAGTGGGAGGAAGCCGCGCTGGCGGCCGAGGAGGCGGGCGTCCGCACGGTCTTCGCCCGCACCGGCCTGGTCGTCGCGGCCAAGGGCGGCGCCTGGGGCCGCCTCTTCCCGCTGTTCCGCGCGGGCCTCGGCGGCCGGCTCGGCGACGGCCACCAGTACTGGAGCTTCATCGCCCTCCACGACGAGGTCGCCGCGCTGCGCCACCTCATCGACACGGACGCGCTGGAGGGCCCGGTCAACCTCACGGCCCCGCACCCGGTCACCAACCGCGAGGTCACCGCCGCCATGAGCCAGGTCCTCCACCGCCCGGCCCTCTTCCCGGTCCCGGCGGCCGCGCTGCGCCTGGTCCTGGGCGACCTCGCGGAGGACGTCCTCGGCAGCCAGCGCGTCCTGCCGACGCGGCTGCTGGAATCGGGCTTCACGTTCGCGTTCCCGACGGTGGCCGAGGCGGTGCGGGCCGCCGCGTAG
- a CDS encoding GNAT family N-acetyltransferase: MAVPQIRPATHADDDALNLLDRASWSPLHAVTPRPAPPFGPFFDALHPVEEFLVAEAGTGGQEDVIAGYIRITRPTPLASNAHVRQIQGLVVHDRARGRGVGRALLRAAALHARNQGARRLTLRVLGHNAAARGLYASEGFVVEGVLPGEFLLEGVYVDDVLMALPLTS, encoded by the coding sequence ATGGCTGTCCCGCAGATTCGCCCCGCGACCCACGCCGACGACGACGCGCTGAACCTGCTCGACCGGGCCTCCTGGTCGCCGCTGCACGCGGTGACCCCCAGGCCGGCCCCGCCGTTCGGGCCCTTCTTCGACGCGCTGCATCCGGTGGAGGAGTTCCTGGTGGCGGAGGCGGGGACGGGCGGGCAGGAGGACGTCATCGCCGGGTACATCCGGATCACCCGGCCCACGCCGCTCGCCAGCAACGCGCACGTACGGCAGATACAGGGCCTGGTCGTCCACGACCGGGCGCGCGGCCGGGGCGTGGGGCGTGCCCTGCTGCGTGCCGCGGCGCTGCACGCGCGCAACCAGGGCGCGCGGCGGCTGACGCTGCGGGTGCTGGGGCACAACGCCGCCGCGCGCGGCCTGTACGCGTCGGAGGGCTTCGTCGTCGAGGGGGTCCTGCCCGGCGAGTTCCTGCTGGAGGGCGTCTATGTGGACGATGTGCTCATGGCCCTGCCGCTGACCTCCTGA
- a CDS encoding DUF4240 domain-containing protein has translation MDETEFWEIIDTTREAADGDPEDHADLLVERLLQLDPDSVLDFARHFESRYNRAYHWDLWGAAAVLLDGASDDAFDYFRCWLIGQGREIFEGAVHDPDSLAELLDDFDERVDGDGEELGYAADEAYEQLTGVVAPALGIAAQPAEPTGTPLDFENEAALAERFPRLSERFGPQ, from the coding sequence ATGGACGAGACGGAGTTCTGGGAGATCATCGACACGACCCGCGAGGCCGCCGACGGCGACCCCGAGGACCATGCCGATCTACTGGTCGAGCGGCTGCTCCAGCTCGACCCCGACTCCGTACTGGACTTCGCGCGCCACTTCGAGTCCCGCTACAACCGCGCGTACCACTGGGACCTGTGGGGCGCTGCGGCCGTCCTGCTCGACGGCGCGAGCGACGACGCCTTCGACTACTTCCGCTGCTGGCTCATCGGGCAGGGCCGCGAGATCTTCGAGGGCGCGGTGCACGACCCGGACAGCCTCGCGGAGCTGCTGGACGACTTCGACGAACGCGTCGACGGGGACGGCGAGGAGCTGGGCTACGCGGCGGACGAGGCGTACGAGCAGCTGACGGGCGTGGTGGCCCCCGCCCTGGGCATCGCGGCGCAGCCCGCCGAGCCGACGGGCACGCCGCTGGACTTCGAGAACGAGGCGGCGCTGGCGGAGCGGTTCCCCCGGCTGTCGGAGCGCTTCGGCCCGCAGTGA
- a CDS encoding helix-turn-helix transcriptional regulator yields MRAARLIKMVLLLQSRPSMTAGQLARELDVSERTITRDAQALSEAGVPVYADRGRTGGYRLVGGYRTRLTGLARGEAEALFLSGVPGALREMGLDDVSSAARLKVSAALLPSLRDAPDSAAQRFHLDAPGWYHEPRTPELLPLVAEAVWADRLLHARYPRRGAEVERELAPYGLVLKAGVWYLCAGVEETFRVYRIDRFTGAEILQERFARDESFDLPAFWEERATEFARSLLRTQVLVRLSPEGVRRLPHVTDRAAAREAIEAAAGTDGTEMLTVVLPVESLDVAYEQLLALGPEAEVLEPASLRARFAATADRMRTLYG; encoded by the coding sequence ATGCGTGCTGCCCGGCTGATCAAAATGGTGCTTCTGCTCCAGTCCAGACCCTCCATGACCGCGGGCCAACTGGCCCGTGAACTCGACGTCTCCGAGCGGACCATCACCCGGGACGCCCAAGCTCTCTCCGAGGCCGGGGTACCGGTCTACGCCGACCGGGGCAGGACCGGCGGCTACCGGCTCGTGGGCGGCTACCGCACCCGGCTGACGGGGCTCGCGCGCGGCGAGGCCGAGGCGCTGTTCCTGTCCGGGGTGCCGGGCGCGCTGCGCGAGATGGGGCTCGACGACGTGTCGTCGGCGGCCCGGCTGAAGGTGTCGGCTGCGCTGCTGCCGTCGCTGCGCGACGCGCCGGACTCGGCGGCGCAGCGCTTCCATCTGGACGCGCCCGGCTGGTACCACGAGCCCAGGACCCCGGAGCTGCTGCCGCTGGTCGCCGAGGCCGTCTGGGCCGACCGGCTGCTCCACGCGCGCTATCCGCGCCGGGGCGCCGAGGTGGAGCGGGAGCTGGCCCCGTACGGTCTGGTCCTCAAGGCGGGCGTCTGGTACCTGTGCGCCGGTGTCGAGGAGACCTTCCGGGTCTACCGGATCGACCGGTTCACGGGCGCGGAGATCTTGCAGGAACGTTTTGCCAGAGATGAGTCCTTCGACCTCCCCGCGTTCTGGGAGGAACGGGCCACCGAGTTCGCCCGCTCGCTGCTGCGCACCCAGGTCCTCGTACGGCTCTCCCCCGAGGGCGTCCGCAGGCTGCCGCACGTCACGGACCGGGCGGCGGCGCGGGAGGCGATCGAGGCGGCGGCCGGAACGGACGGGACGGAGATGCTCACGGTGGTCCTGCCGGTGGAGTCGCTGGACGTCGCATACGAGCAGCTGCTCGCGCTGGGCCCGGAGGCCGAGGTCCTGGAACCGGCCTCGCTGCGCGCCCGTTTCGCGGCGACGGCCGACCGGATGCGGACGCTGTACGGCTGA